The window CACGAAGGGAAAGAAGAAAAGCGACTTGTAGATGCGGATGCCCCGGACCGTCTGATTCAGAAACAGAGCGACGAACAGACCCGCCGGAAGCGCCAGCATATACAGCACAAGCCAGATGACGTTGTTCTTGAGCGAGACGTAGAAATCTTCGTCATCCATCAATTCGACATAGTTGGAGGTGCCGACGTATGTCGCCTCTCCCAGTCCGTCCCATTCGTAGAACGAGATGCTGATCGACTGGAAGATCGGCATGATGACATAGACGATGAACATGAAAATGCCCGGCGCCAGAAACAACCACGGCGCAAGCCGTTGCTGATTGCGGCGCCAGTAGGATTTCTTGACGGGTGGTTTGCGGTCGGGAAGGGCAGCTGTCGTCATGGCAGAACGCTCCGGGCTGACGGATGGCGGGGAATGGTGCGCCTGACACCGCACCGGGATGGTGCCGCGGCGGGTCTGGCGGGAAAAACGGGCACCCTCGGATAAGGGGATGCCCGATCGTCAGCGCTTACTTGTTGATGCGCTGGCGTACTTTTTCGAGACGCTCGAGGATCTGGTCCATGCGCTCTGGCTTGACCATGAATTCCTGGAAGCCTTCCATGCCGGCTTTGGCCATCTCGGCCGGTGCGTCACGGTCGAAGAACTGGGCGATGCCACCGTCGGTGTTGCTCAGCATTTCGTAGCCCGCTTGCAGGAACTTGTCGTCCCCCACGGAAGAACCGGAGTTGATCGGCAGCTGGCCCAGCGTTTCGTTGATCTGCGTCTGCACTTCTGCACGCGCCACATAAGCAAGGAACTTCTTGGCGTTCTCTTTGTTCTTGGCGTTTGCAGGAATGTGGATCGTGTCTGTCGGCGCTTCTTCGGCCATCGGCACATCGGGGTTGATCATCGGGAACTGGAAGAAGCCCAGCTGATCATCCGTCAGACCCGCTTCGCGCAGCGGTGCAACAGCAAAGTTGCCCATCACGTACATCGCGGCGTCGCCCTGCACCATCGGTGCCAGCGCTTCCTGCCAGGAGAAAGCGGCGTGGTTTTCGAGGAAGAATTCCTTGTCGACCAGCTCTTTCCAGTTCGCCATTGTCGCTTTGACGCGATCGTCGGTCCACTCGACTTCGCCCTTGGTCAGCGCCATGTGGAAATCGTAACCGTTTGTGCGCAGGTTCAGGTAATCGAAGACGCCGCCAGCCGTCCAAAGGTACTTGGTGCCGATGGTGATCGGCGTGATGCCTGCGGCCTTGAGCGTTTCACCGGCTGCGATGAACTCTTCCCAGTTGGTGGGCACTTCGATGCCCTGCTCTTCGAAGATGTCTTTGCGGTAGTAGATGCCCCACTGGTAATACGTGTACGGCACGCCCCAGATTTTGCCATCGATGGTCATCGACCCTTTGGCCGACGCGAGCTGATCGCTCAGACCGTTCTCTTCCCAGACGTCGTCGACAGGCTCGAACAGGCCCGCGTTCACGTAAGGCAGCATGCGGTTGCCGGCGTACCAGTTGGCAACATCGGGCGCATCCGCTGTCAGGAAGTTACGGATCGACGTCTTGTACCCTTCGTGATCGAAAAGGTTCCACGTGACGTCAATGTCAGGGTTCTCGGCCTTGAAGCCGTCAATCAGTTCCTGAAACGCCTGCTTTGGGGCAGGATCGGATGTATCTGTGTTGATGACCAACTCGCTCGCGAATGCGGCTGCGCCGATAATTGTGGATGCGGCCAATGCGGCCGCGAAGGTCTTGGTGCGTTTGAACATTAAAGTTCCTCCCGATGGTGTCGTGAGATCGGCTTTCCCTAACCGTTCATGGTTCCACATAATGAAACCTCATCTCAACTATTGAAAACACTGCGTCACCCGACTACGGTTGTCAACAGTTTCGTAGGGCACGCAGGTGCCCCATTGGAAAGGTTCAAGCGTGCCGGGAGGGCAGGAATGAACAAGCAGATCACCGGTTCTGGCACCGTTGGAAAGGCGCTGGATGTGCTTGATACAGTCGCGTCTTTCGGCCGTCCCGTGCGCTTTTCCGAACTGCTTGCCGATAGTCCCCATCCCAAGGCGACGTTGTACCGGCTTTTGCAATCGCTGACCCATGAACGACTGATAACGCATGACGCCGAATCGGGCAGCTACAGCCTCGGCCTGCGTCTGGTGCAGTTGGCCCATTCGGCCTGGCGACAAAGCTCGCTCGCCCCGATTGCCGCGCCCACCATCGAAGCATTGGCGAAGGAAACGGGCGAAACCGTGCACCTTGCACAGATCGACAATGGCCAGATCATCTTTGTCGACAAGTGCCGCACCAGCAACATTTTCGAAACGCTTGCCCAACCCGGGCGCGTGGCGCCGGCATTCTGTACCGGAGTGGGCAAGGCCATTCTCGCCTTTCTATCGGCTGACCGGCTCGACCGCGCGCTGACCCAGCAGGCGTTCTTGCAGTATACGCCGAACACGCACCCCTCGCCCGCGAGCCTCATGGTGGAATTGGCGCAAATCGCTCAGGACGGAATCGCGTTTGACCGTGAAGAACACGAACAGGGCATCATCTCGATCGCGGCCCCGATCCTTGACGGCAACGATCGCGTGATCGGCGCCGTTTCCATTGTAACCTCTACCACCCGCAAATCGCTGGATGATCTGTCGGTCTTCCGCCCTGCCCTGCTGGCCGCTACGGCGCGCATCGGGGCCGAGGCACACGACTGGCAATTTCCGGCGGTGTCATAATCACAGACAGGAGCCAACATGTCCGGCGTGACACTCGAAAATGCCATCAAGAAATATGGCGAAACCCAAGTCATCCACGGCATCGACCTGGAAATTGAACACGGCGAATTCTGCGTCTTCGTTGGTCCGTCAGGCTGCGGTAAGTCGACTTTGCTGCGCATGGTCGCGGGTCTCGAAGAAACCTCCGGCGGCACCATCCGGATTGGCGAGCGTGACGTTACCCACGCAGAACCGTCAGATCGCGGTGTGGCGATGGTTTTCCAGACATATGCACTTTATCCGCACATGACCGTCGAGGAGAACATGGGCTTCGGGCTGAAGATGAACGGTCACCCCAAGGCCGAGATCAAGGAAAAGGTATCGGAAGCGTCGCACATCCTGAAACTTGACGAATACCTCAAACGCAAGCCCAAAGCCCTGTCCGGGGGTCAGCGTCAGCGCGTGGCAATCGGGCGTGCCATTGTGCGCGGTCCGGATGTTTTTCTGTTTGACGAACCGCTGTCGAATCTTGACGCGGAATTGCGGGTCGACATGCGTGTGGAAATTGCGCGATTACACACGGAAATCGGCGCGACAATGATCTATGTGACGCACGATCAGGTCGAGGCGATGACCCTCGCCGACAAGATCGTCGTGCTGCGCGCGGGCAAGATCGAACAGGTCGGCAGTCCGATGACCCTCTACAATGATCCGGACAATAAATTCGTCGCCGGTTTCATCGGGTCACCCGCGATGAACTTCCTCGAAGGGACGGTAGAAGGCGGCAAGGTCCGCGTACCTGCGCTGGACAACAGGCTTGTCGCCCCGAACGTTACGCTGCCTGCGGACGGCACCGGCGTTGTGATTGGCCTGCGGCCTCAGGATATCGCGGTGAGTGCCGGTGACAGTACGCTGAAGCTGGATTTGCGCGAACAGCTGGGCGGTGTGTCGTACGATTATCTCAAGACGCCAACGGGCGAACGGATTGTCGTCGAGATGAAAGGCGATGCGGATTTGCCCGACGGCTCCAACCTCGCCCTTGCGTTCAGCGACGCTGCCGTAATGGTTTTCGACGCACAAAGCGAAGCACGTATCCGGTGAGGCACAGACTAGGATGCCCGCCGGACGATACGTTCCGGCGGGCCCCGAGAGCCGTGCAAGGACGTTCCCAACCACACCCACGGGACTAGCAATAGACTTTGACTAGATTAGTCATTGCATTTTAATCAATTTCCGCTCTAATAGTCGGCCTAAGGGGGGATACACCCCCATAGAGGCAGATAGACCATCATCGTGCGCGGCGATATGGCGATCAGGAAACCAGAGCGGAGGACACCAAAAGCAAACAGTTTTCCATAAAACAAAAGGCTCGAATGGTTGCAGCCATCCGAGCCCTGTCCGTCAATGTCAGCTTTGACACTGTCCGTTGCTTATTCATGACAGTACCAAAGCCACCGAATCGCCGCAAGCCCTGCTTGCTGGTGCATGGAGCTTTTATGTCCGAAATCCCACACTGCGACCCTGCGCAAGGCTTTGTCGCCTTTCCGGTCGCGATATTCGACCTCGACCTATCCCCCGCAGCCTTTCGCCTGCTGGCGGAGCTGTGCCGTATGGCGAACACAGACGGCCAATGCTGGCCGTCCCTCGCACAACTCGGCCGCCGC is drawn from Sulfitobacter sp. S190 and contains these coding sequences:
- a CDS encoding IclR family transcriptional regulator, translating into MNKQITGSGTVGKALDVLDTVASFGRPVRFSELLADSPHPKATLYRLLQSLTHERLITHDAESGSYSLGLRLVQLAHSAWRQSSLAPIAAPTIEALAKETGETVHLAQIDNGQIIFVDKCRTSNIFETLAQPGRVAPAFCTGVGKAILAFLSADRLDRALTQQAFLQYTPNTHPSPASLMVELAQIAQDGIAFDREEHEQGIISIAAPILDGNDRVIGAVSIVTSTTRKSLDDLSVFRPALLAATARIGAEAHDWQFPAVS
- a CDS encoding ABC transporter ATP-binding protein, coding for MSGVTLENAIKKYGETQVIHGIDLEIEHGEFCVFVGPSGCGKSTLLRMVAGLEETSGGTIRIGERDVTHAEPSDRGVAMVFQTYALYPHMTVEENMGFGLKMNGHPKAEIKEKVSEASHILKLDEYLKRKPKALSGGQRQRVAIGRAIVRGPDVFLFDEPLSNLDAELRVDMRVEIARLHTEIGATMIYVTHDQVEAMTLADKIVVLRAGKIEQVGSPMTLYNDPDNKFVAGFIGSPAMNFLEGTVEGGKVRVPALDNRLVAPNVTLPADGTGVVIGLRPQDIAVSAGDSTLKLDLREQLGGVSYDYLKTPTGERIVVEMKGDADLPDGSNLALAFSDAAVMVFDAQSEARIR
- a CDS encoding ABC transporter substrate-binding protein, which codes for MFKRTKTFAAALAASTIIGAAAFASELVINTDTSDPAPKQAFQELIDGFKAENPDIDVTWNLFDHEGYKTSIRNFLTADAPDVANWYAGNRMLPYVNAGLFEPVDDVWEENGLSDQLASAKGSMTIDGKIWGVPYTYYQWGIYYRKDIFEEQGIEVPTNWEEFIAAGETLKAAGITPITIGTKYLWTAGGVFDYLNLRTNGYDFHMALTKGEVEWTDDRVKATMANWKELVDKEFFLENHAAFSWQEALAPMVQGDAAMYVMGNFAVAPLREAGLTDDQLGFFQFPMINPDVPMAEEAPTDTIHIPANAKNKENAKKFLAYVARAEVQTQINETLGQLPINSGSSVGDDKFLQAGYEMLSNTDGGIAQFFDRDAPAEMAKAGMEGFQEFMVKPERMDQILERLEKVRQRINK